A region from the Pontixanthobacter aestiaquae genome encodes:
- a CDS encoding helix-turn-helix transcriptional regulator, producing the protein MNNRLKVLRAERDWSQAELAVRLDVSRQAVNAIETGKHDPSLPLAFRLARLFNLSIEEIFDDGQ; encoded by the coding sequence ATGAATAACCGTCTCAAAGTTCTGCGTGCAGAGCGCGACTGGAGCCAGGCCGAATTGGCGGTGCGGCTCGACGTCTCGCGCCAAGCGGTCAACGCAATCGAGACTGGCAAGCATGATCCCTCACTTCCCCTCGCCTTCCGGCTGGCGCGCCTCTTCAACCTTTCTATCGAGGAAATTTTCGATGACGGACAATGA